The genomic stretch TCGTCCAACCTCGATGCCTTCCTCGGTTCCGATCAAAATGAACGGGACCATACACTACGCTACGGTGGCCTTGCGAGAGAAATCCGGTTGCAAAATCGTTGCAGATTATTCCGTGGATCCAAATCCGATATACCGTACTATCGCCCTTGGCACCGTCGATGATCTAAGGACCGTCGAGGACAATAAAATCAGcgtcaataaaaataagtaagaTACTTTAATTCttcttgaatttaatttaagaacaatGGGcgttaaggaaaaaaaaaaataacctaATCAGTTTTGTACGTACATTGCCAATCGGGCTGCAGATTTCGCGAACCAAACTTGTTTTTCACAAGTGTGGATTAAATTACAAGATATGTTACATAGTAtaaagcagtttttttttctttcttttttttttattcctttttaatattatttattgaaatcaTTGAATAAGTGTGATAGGTCGCAACGCTTTAATTAACCCGCGATAAGATTAAGGTGTCATATTACCGTTCTCCTTTTATCCATGCTGCaacgaatataaaatttaattcttccaCACAGATACACAGTACACATATTGATTGGAGAATTTTACTATGTCTGCTTGACGTCAAAAGTGGATTGCCCTTCATTAGCGATATGGGTAGAATCGTGCtgtcaaatatttttgcagaGACTGCGGAGTGCGTATAAAGAATTACCGTTGGCGGATCTGTCAAAAAATCTGATCAATCTCGCAGAAGATGATCTTTCGAAACCGTTACAAAAAATGATTGTTAGTGATAAAATGACTTTATAACGTTAATTCGTAGATGAATTACAAAAGTGTGAATTATTTTAGGAGGAATATAATCAGGGTAACGGTTGTAAGAATCTGACCTCGAAACTGGAAGAGGAATTGATCGAGGTACGTCGCATATTAATGAGTGGAGTCCAAAAGTTGATTGATAGAGGCGAAAGGTTGGATGAACTCATCCGAAAGACGCAGAATCTCGAAATTTCGGTGAGAGAATCacatattttgattttttttttttttctctctttctcgtctttttttctgtacatACTTTTAACGCGGGAGctgaaaatgtgaaatatgaTACATCAATTAAGAgcataaattataacaaagtCTACACTTGTTTGTCATTAATTTGAGTTAATTGATAAAGAGAAGGTGGGGAAAGAGACACAGTTACCAATTGGTATGAATAATTCGTAAATTTCGCGTCGAGTCTCTTCGTAATGAGGTCTCTAGTATGcagctttaattataaatggctataacgaaaaaataaattaatcttaaatgCAAGGTCGCGCGACGTACTGACCTCGGTAAACTTAGCAATCGCTTTATCTATTGCAATACATAACAtttgtgaatattttttattacagtcaCGGGACTTCCACGTAGTGTCAAGGACACGGCAAACGAAGAACAGTAGCCTGAAAATCGCACTCGTAACTTCAGCTTTTATGCTTGTGCTAGCTATAGGTTTCATAGCTTTAGTATATTGGTATGAAGTTTATTGTAATCCTGACACACATGGTCCTACATTAATGACCACACAAactaagtaaaatatatttctacatttagttaaaataaaaatataaatagttaaaaaaaaaaaaaaggaatatatgttaataatatcaTGAAAATATatgactttaatttttctttcctatgtaattacaattaataaaataaagtatatcTATAAGAAGTATAATTGCTGTACTTTATGTTAAATCTTCAATATCAGTTGCTCTAATGATGTCCCCTGCGTCTAGACGGAGATCGTCCCGCATTAATATCGCTGATAACATCGCTTGGATGGTACGTTCTCGGAACGCACACGGATTCTTCAGCTTTTCGTTTATTCAACAAACTCGGTCCGTGACAGTTGTCTTGAGTCAAAGCGTACGTGGCGACGAATTCTTCGGGCTTCGTCAGGATGCAGTTCTTCGGGGTGATGAAATCGTTGTCCGGCTGCATATCGTAATTACCACAAAGACCGCGTATGGAATTCATGTACTTGTTGGACgactaacaaaaaaatacgtttcgttacatttaaatttaacatataaCATGCTCagataaagttaaattattttacgttacaaTACAACTGCTTTATTTCCGTACTTACTTCAAATAGGATACGTATTCCATCGTACACAGCGTAGATTTCATACTCCGCCGAGAAAATTGCGATCATTCCGTCCAGCCAATATATTTCGAAAGTTTCATCCACGTATCTCTCGTTACGAGAGAAGTTACCTATCTCATCGTTAATCTTAGCTTCGAGACGATCATTCAGTTTTTGTAAATGAATTTCTTGATCACCCAAGACCATCCGGATCTGTTTGCTGCCGTCAATCATTTCTCGTGCCATGACAATCACCCCCTTATATCTCGGAATCCCCAAAGTTTGTTCGGGATTATTAGGATTGTGTTTCGGATAAGTGGTCAGCATCACGTGCCAGCAATCACCTAATTTTAAGCTATAGACTTTACCGTCGTAAGTAACAACTTTAGTTTTGTCGAGGATACATACAgctgtaaagaaaaaaaaaaagttacatttattttttagaatcgcgattataatatgaaattattagttCTTAGTCTTAATACTAAAtctgtttttaattacaatatttattaaattattttttataaaactctaTAACTTACGATTCATTAAAACGTCTTCCTCGAAAAGTGTTTCTACTAAATTGTTAGGTACTTCTTCAAAAATATctgagaaagagagggaaatGTCGTTGTTACTTGAAGTGCGCAATACAATGTCCACATCCTTGTTATCAGGAAGTACTTTTACTTCTAAATCGATAGTCTTTTTGTTCTTGTTTCCAAACCAGTATGGTCTTCCTCTATTAAGTCCTATTGCGGGTTTGTATTCCGCTTTGTATGTAGAAATCAGGTTGTTGGCATACATATAGAAATCATCCGAATTCGTATCTATCGACATCTtcagataatttttctttctgatTAAATCGCTGGCTTTCTGACAGTTTGGCAGCCAAATGTCGCCttgttttttctcttcccaACATTTTTCAACTATCCTAGATGCCATTGCCTTGCTCTTGACATCATCAGTGCGAGTCAAATTTCCTTTAAGTATGATCGTTTCTCCTCCAGTTGTACAATTTCCAAATCGTATTTCAGCATTTAGCTCAGAGAACGGCGTATCTACGAGCGCTTTCTCA from Cardiocondyla obscurior isolate alpha-2009 linkage group LG12, Cobs3.1, whole genome shotgun sequence encodes the following:
- the LOC139107212 gene encoding uncharacterized protein — protein: MPSSVPIKMNGTIHYATVALREKSGCKIVADYSVDPNPIYRTIALGTVDDLRTVEDNKISVNKNKYTVHILIGEFYYVCLTSKVDCPSLAIWVESCCQIFLQRLRSAYKELPLADLSKNLINLAEDDLSKPLQKMIEEYNQGNGCKNLTSKLEEELIEVRRILMSGVQKLIDRGERLDELIRKTQNLEISSRDFHVVSRTRQTKNSSLKIALVTSAFMLVLAIGFIALVYWYEVYCNPDTHGPTLMTTQTK